In the genome of Globicephala melas chromosome 3, mGloMel1.2, whole genome shotgun sequence, one region contains:
- the PCDHB1 gene encoding LOW QUALITY PROTEIN: protocadherin beta-1 (The sequence of the model RefSeq protein was modified relative to this genomic sequence to represent the inferred CDS: substituted 1 base at 1 genomic stop codon), with product MVIARRKLLQSRQVGSLLLFLCLSVGGTATIRYSVAEEMESGSFVSNVAKDLGLEVGKLDARGARLVSEGNKLHFWLHHKTGDLFVKEKLDRESLCGKADPCVLQFEIVLVEPLQSFGVEVRVFDINDNAPVFLNKEPLLKIPESTPLGSRFPLQSAQDLDIGLNGLQNYTLSASEYFYLHTRFRSHGPKYAELVLDKPLDREEQPEVNLTITAVDGGSPPKSGTAHICVEVLDVNDHVPQFSRLVYRAQVLENSANGSLVATVTATDLDQGSNKEITYSLAQNPEVILQMFQIDSETGEVQLRGSLDFEVIETYDIDIQATDGGGLSAHSKVLVEVVDVNDDPPEVTVSSVSSPLPEDSPLRTVVALFSIRDQDIRVGGKITCFLKEDLPFAVKLTFRNSYSLVTDRGMDPEEVSGYITLVAMDTGPPTLSSETVIEVLISDINDNPPVFQVDSYVLTVRENNSPAVFIGKVHAEDLDLGENAQIIYSLLPPKSGDLSVFAYISINSDNGKLYALRTMDYEAIQDFQFVVKATDGGFLSLSSQVTVXVVVLDDNDNCPMIFYPLQNGTLPCNDLVPRSAEAGYLVTKVAAVDGDSGQNSWLLYHLFKATDPGLFSAQQQNGEIRTLRQISERDPMMQKLIVLVQDHGQPALSTTASLNILLVDGFSEPYLQFLDPFKHPTRVNPSTKYLVISLAVLSFLFLLSVTVIFITHICQKIKYREKFTIQERFYDDCNFSTNLVQGGASGSISQPCPYEVSSATGTGNSEFWFLKRLMPNFPFPHGTGEVKTEAGSSLPPDSDRSRSQGSEGHAQVSDDYMWPLFMSPVEVH from the coding sequence ATGGTGATTGCACGCAGAAAACTCTTGCAAAGCAGGCAAGTGGGCTCGCTTCTCCTTTTTCTGTGCTTATCTGTGGGGGGTACGGCGACCATCCGCTATTCGGTGGCAGAGGAGATGGAGAGTGGTTCATTTGTATCTAACGTGGCTAAGGACTTGGGGCTGGAGGTAGGGAAGCTGGATGCGCGCGGGGCGCGGCTCGTTTCTGAGGGCAATAAACTGCATTTCTGGCTGCACCACAAGACAGGAGATCTGTTCGTGAAGGAGAAACTGGATCGGGAGTCACTTTGTGGCAAAGCCGATCCATGCGTTCTGCAGTTTGAAATAGTCCTGGTGGAGCCACTGCAGTCCTTTGGCGTGGAGGTCAGGGTATTTGATATCAATGACAATGCCCCGGTTTTCCTAAACAAGGAGCCTCTTTTAAAGATTCCGGAGAGCACCCCCCTGGGTTCACGGTTTCCTCTGCAGAGCGCGCAGGATCTGGACATCGGCCTCAACGGTCTCCAAAACTACACCTTGAGCGCCAGTGAGTATTTCTACCTGCACACCCGCTTCCGCAGCCATGGGCCCAAGTATGCCGAGCTAGTGCTGGATAAACCCCTGGACAGAGAGGAGCAGCCTGAAGTCAACCTGACAATTACAGCTGTGGACGGAGGGTCTCCGCCCAAGTCTGGCACTGCCCACATTTGCGTGGAGGTTCTGGATGTCAATGATCATGTGCCCCAATTCTCTCGACTGGTGTACCGCGCTCAGGTACTGGAAAACAGTGCCAATGGTTCTTTGGTGGCTACGGTAACTGCCACCGAcctagaccagggctctaacAAGGAGATAACTTACTCTTTAGCTCAAAACCCAGAAGTAATTCTCCAGATGTTTCAGATTGACTCTGAAACTGGAGAGGTTCAACTAAGAGGGTCCCTAGATTTTGAAGTAATTGAAACATACGACATTGACATTCAAGCTACCGACGGAGGAGGCCTCTCTGCCCACAGCAAAGTCCTGGTGGAGGTGGTGGATGTTAATGACGATCCTCCTGAAGTTACAGTCTCCTCTGTGTCCAGCCCTCTCCCTGAGGACTCTCCACTACGGACGGTAGTGGCCCTTTTCTCTATCAGAGACCAGGACATTCGAGTGGGAGGAAAAATCACTTGCTTCCTCAAAGAAGACCTTCCCTTTGCAGTCAAACTTACATTCAGGAATTCCTACTCACTGGTCACTGACAGAGGCATGGATCCGGAGGAGGTCTCTGGCTATATCACCCTTGTTGCCATGGATACTGGACCACCCACTCTGTCGTCGGAGACTGTGATAGAGGTGCTAATATCTGACATTAATGACAATCCCCCAGTATTTCAAGTAGATTCCTACGTCTTGACTGTTCGAGAAAACAACAGCCCTGCAGTTTTTATTGGCAAAGTCCATGCTGAGGATCTAGATTTGGGTGAGAATGCCCAAATAATATATTCTCTGCTGCCTCCAAAAAGTGGAGATCTATCAGTCTTTGCTTACATCTCCATAAATTCAGACAATGGGAAACTCTATGCACTGAGAACTATGGATTATGAAGCCATTCAAGATTTTCAGTTTGTGGTAAAGGCAACTGATGGGGGCTTCCTGTCACTGAGTAGCCAGGTTACTGTCTGAGTGGTTGTCCTGGATGACAATGATAACTGCCCAATGATCTTTTACCCACTGCAAAATGGCACCTTGCCCTGCAATGACCTGGTGCCTAGGTCTGCAGAGGCAGGCTACCTGGTGACTAAGGTGGCGGCTGTGGATGGTGACTCAGGTCAGAATTCCTGGCTTTTATATCATCTATTTAAGGCCACTGACCCTGGGTTATTCTCTGCTCAACAACAAAATGGGGAAATCCGTACATTGCGGCAGATATCTGAGAGAGACCCCATGATGCAGAAACTGATCGTTCTTGTTCAGGATCATGGCCAACCAGCTCTTTCTACTACTGCCTCACTTAATATCCTCCTGGTAGATGGCTTTTCTGAGCCCTATCTGCAGTTCCTGGATCCATTCAAGCATCCTACAAGGGTAAATCCATCCACTAAATATTTGGTCATTTCTCTGGCtgtgctttcctttctctttctcctctctgtcaCAGTGATCTTCATTACACATATCTGCCAGAagattaaatacagagaaaagttCACAATTCAAGAGCGTTTCTATGATGACTGTAATTTCTCTACCAACCTGGTACAAGGAGGAGCCAGTGGATCCATATCCCAGCCTTGTCCCTATGAAGTGTCCTCAGCCACTGGCACTGGCAATAGTGAATTCTGGTTTCTTAAGCGCCTTATGcccaacttccccttcccccatgGCACTGGAGAGGTAAAAACAGAGGCTGGCTCCAGTTTACCACCAGATTCTGATAGGAGTAGGTCTCAGGGGTCAGAGGGTCATGCCCAAGTATCTGATGACTATATGTGGCCATTATTCATGTCTCCTGTGGAAGTTCATTAG